TGTGTCTTAGAAACAGAGACGGTTTTGAAAAGTAGGGGAAACatggggcctggagaggtggctctgtatTAAGGGCACCAGCTGCACTTCCAGCGGatatgggttcaattcccagctcccatacagtggctcacagccgtctgtaactctagtaccatgggatttgataccctcttctgtcctccaccgGCATGAGACACGAACATATTGGACAGACAAGCATGCAACCAAAAattctcaaacacataaaataaaattaaaaaaaaaaagttggggtgGACATATAACAACTATTACTTGAAAAGGCAAGCCGATTGGGCAAAACTAAAGCAAGACATTAGCTAAGATAGCACTATATGAGTCATAATAAAGGACACTGATCTGggactgtggctcagtggtaaagtgtaCAATATATAGAAGGCCCTGcactggaaaaagaagaaatttttaaagagaaaatcccATGGGTTAAGGATATGATGttatcgggctggagagatggctcagcggttaagagcactgactgttcttccagaggtcctgagttcaattcccagcaaccacatggtggctcacaaccatctgtaatgggatctgatgtgtctgaagactgcaacagtgttctcatatacataaaataaataaatctttttaaaaaaagaaaaaaggccaagggctacacagagaaaccctgtctcaaaaaaccaaaaaaaaaaaaaaaaaaaaaaagaaaggaaaaaaaaaaaaggatatggcGTTACTCTaagtttagcttttttttttgggggggggggttcaagacagggtttctctgtgtagccctggctgtcatggaactcactctgtggaccaggctggcctcaaactcagaaatctgcctgcctctgcctcctcccaggtgctgggattaaaggagcttTATATAGTAAACTTCATGTTTCAAGCCCAGCTGACCTTGAGAGGTACCTGAGAATGaccttcaactcctgatcctcctgccttcaactcctgatcctcctgcctccacctcccaagtgttaaaGATTAATAAGCTTTAGCAAGTCCCTCAGTAATTTACTGCATGTTTACATTTTCATGTGTGGGTCCACCATGTCCTGATATCCCACATTTCCATGTGACTGGAGGGTGTGAGTCACCACCTTTTCAATGAACGTGTTTTGAtaccaaaattatttttcatttggaaCTTGATTTAACAGGATTCTCAAAAGTTCACAAGATATGGTAATCCAGATGGTTAAGTGGATTGAAGAAGTTTCAACATCTAAATCTACTTAACAGGAGCAGATGTTTATGTTGAATGTGGCAGCTAAGATGCCCTCCCTTTGTTTTGGCAACAACCACTCCACAGTTGAATGGGATCCAGTTATTTGTTGGCACTGTACCAGAAGCAGTTCCATTTCAGGAAGATGAGGTGCCGCTGCCTTAGACGCTCCTCTCTGGTAAGTGCTCAGCACACACAAACCAGTACATATGACCTAGAATGAACAGCCCATAAAGATGCCTTAAGAGCTACTGGATAGTCTCAAGAACAATACTGAGAGAAAAGAGGTTTTCTCCTCCTATTAAATTCTCTAGAAGTTAcaatagtgatttttttccatgagGAAAAAACATTGAACACTACAGGATTTATTTAACCTCAAGTAAATCAGAGCCTGCAACTAGAAATATTTATCCTAAGAAGGCATTATAATTTGCAATTATATTCATACAATTTACATTCTTTTACAGCATTTGAGACTTTTAACAGGGATGCATATTTAATGTTTATCCTACTGGTGAAAGCCGAGATTATAGCCAGATGGGAATCAGATTTACCGACTCCCAACATCTGGCTCTAACACACTGCCAAAACAATGTCACTTTTAACGTTGCTGGAAACCTGAGAACCCAAAGTCCTAGACCAGGCTCTGGTGTTGCCTTGTGGTGTGACCTGAGAGCCACATTATTATCAACTTCTTACATCAGAAACATAGCAAGTGGACTGATATACACATTATAGTAAagtacatttgaaaaatatagtTATGAAGGCCTAGCCTACACTCTAGGGGAGCTCATGAAAATCACACTGTGCTGGCCTACAGAGCTTACTGGAAACTTATAAGGTTTTTCCAACTTCAGGCTGTTAGCCACAAATGGAAGCAGTCATGTCTCTAAAGATAATTTCTACAAGTGTTatttgggaagaaaggggaaataggGTAGATAAAACCTGTCTTTTTAACAGTGtaccattttattaaaatgaagtttctcactctctcttacacacacaaacGTCTTAGacacatgtaaatacatttaCATCTTTTATCAGTCTttactaaattcttttttttcccagtgtggaagaggttttattggaagagaaagagagaaggtggcagcagaaagagaaggggagctactaaattcttatatttaaatattgttaaaCCCGGTGAATCTCCACGAGTGATTTATGAGAGTCATAAATCAGTGAATCTACTATGTTATTCCTTAACCACGGCAGAGGTCTTAAAGAATTGCCTTCAGAAGCTGAGTGatgtggcacatacctttaattctacaGGATCTAGAAGCAGGAGctatcatgagttcaagaccaaccaggTCACAAAtaaagtttgagaccagtctggactacatagcaagatcctatctcatTACTCCTtgacaccctcccccacacccccccaaaaacccaacccccaaaacaaaacaatgaaacacaGCCTTCCAATGCTATCTGCCGAGGTCATCTCTATGAACAATAATTATATTGCTCTTTGGCCACTATTCTCTTTTCCAGAAACATTTCACATCAATGAATACTGTACATACTTACCATTCCCAAGCAGGACATCCACAGCCACAGTTGTCAGGTCTTTAGTACAAGCAGTATGAATGTCGTCAGTAGGAGCAACGAATGTGCTAAGTCCTGTCATTCTGTTGATGTAAACCATTCTTCCCAGGGTTACATCAAAATGCTGCTGCCAATCCACACAATATGCATTTGGTTCTTCATTTTTGGAACCAGACCCTGCCTTAGATTCATCACTCTGGGAACAGACTCCACCTTGGCTACCAGCGTCATCCTCTACCTGACTCGTTATCATTTTGCTGACAGAGTCAGGGTTTCCGGTAGGTTGCTCTGAAGCTCTGATAAGAACATCTGAATCTGTGCTGATTTTAGAATCATTACAGGGAAACAGCAGAggagtttctggtttctttgtgtCATCCGTTATATGGTTAGAACGTAGCCCACTGTTCTTATTGATGGGGTCATCCTCTGTGGCAGAATCTGGCGTTGGAAGCACATCACTCTCTATTGtttcaagtttgttttttgaTAATTCACAAAAATCCAAGTCTAACCCAGTGCACTGGCTAGTATCTTTCCAGCTGGGATTTGAATCTGGGAGGTCACTAGTATGACCGGTCATCTCCATGGTTTGCATCTCTTTTTCAGAATCCTTTAGTTTGGATAACTTAGAAGCCAGTGATGCAGCAGCCTTCTCAACACCAGCTTTTCTGCTACAATGAGGTAATTCTTCCAGAGTAATAGGGCTTTCTCTCAAATGAGGCATCTGTTCCAAGCCATCTTCTTTGGAAAACGAAATTTTCTCTGAGTACAGGATGGGGCTTAATGGTTGACAAGTATCACTGTGCTCCACAGTAGTGATCTCACAACCAGCAGACATATATACGTGGCTCTTGTCTTTCAGAAGAACATCAGGTTCTTTGTGAGGATCAAGATGAGTCCTGACTTCAGTGTTATCCTCTTCTGTATCTAGGGAATTGTTAACCTTCCCATACTGCCTTTTAAACTTCTCTAAAGACCCTACTTGTGAACGCAAGCTTAGCTTCCTACGGACTACGTGTTTGAAGGAACCCATTTTACCTATTTTTCTACAACCATCGGAAACATATCTACACCATGGAAAGGAGGGTGTATCAGGCAAAAGGCGATCTGGGTGTGATTCTTTACAGCTTTCCTGAAAAAGAGCCAAGTTGCCATCTGTTGCTACAGGtttgttctctgtcccacaaccTGTATTTGTTCTGCAAAATCTTTTGTTGGGCGGTTCAGTGGATTCTTTACTTAAAGTGCTTGTTAAATTACTGCTGTCTGGAGTCTCAATTGCATGGAGTGTTCTATTTCCAAATGTTTCTTGGGCACTTACAGGACCAGGTCTAGCAtaacttttaaatgaatgttcTGTTTCAGTTGATTTAGCGTGCTCACTTTGTACTACATGAGTTATAAAGCCAGTGGAGCATAATTTAACTTGTCCATAAGTAAAAACATTGACTCTTCCACGACTACTGggctcctttttccttctttccttcttcctctgagaACCCTGTACCCTCAATAATGTTGTCTCAAAAGGCAGAGGTTGGCACCCCACTTCAGGAGCATCTTTACATTTCTCCAGTTGACTCTGAATTTCACTATTTTGGGGAATGTTGGCAGCCATGACATTAACAGTACTACTTATTGTTTGCATTTCCAGATCTGCCTCACTCTCCTCAAGGAGATGATGCACTTGAATGGGGCTGGAAAACATTTTTGGACTGGTTTCATGCAGCCTTTCTGAAGTCCTATTTTCCAACAAagattttttccatttctcattttctccGGTGTGTGATGTTTTGGCTACCTCTTCTTCTGACACCCTTGGTTCTAAGTAAGCACTGTTGCTGCTGTGTAACACAGACTCTACCGTTTTACTATAGCACAGGCCATCCGATTCACACATGTACGATGAGTCCACTGTCTTTTTTCTGATAGCTTCTGAATTGCCAGAattttgtgtggttttattttctagaGTAGCTATTCTTTTCACAGCTTTTGACTGCAAATTAAACATTTCATAGGAATCCAAAATATTATTACACGCTTTCTGGAAACTGCTCTGGTCACACTTCTCATGAGTAGACACATGTGTCTGAAGAGTtgtaccaaacaaacaaaaaccattatcTTCATTAAATTCCTTAATATCTTCACCTGATAATTCTACAAAtaatttttcttgctttaaaaaccTTTTTACTCCTTCCTGAATACAAATCAACACGGTATCCCAGTTCTGAAACT
Above is a genomic segment from Mus pahari chromosome 7, PAHARI_EIJ_v1.1, whole genome shotgun sequence containing:
- the Mlh3 gene encoding DNA mismatch repair protein Mlh3 isoform X4, whose translation is MIRCLSDDIKTKLRSGLAISSLGQCVEELTLNSVDAEATCVAIRVNMETFQVQVIDNGLGMAGDDVEKVGDRYFTSKCNSVRDLENPAFYGFRGEALASIANMAGAVEISSKRSTTLKTFVKMFQNGKALATREADLTRPSVGTTVTVYNLFYQFPVRRKSMDPRLEFEKVRQRVEALSLMHPSISFSLRNDVSGSMVLQLPKTKDICSRFCQIYGLGKSQKLREIHFKYKEFEFSGYISSEAHYNKNMQFLFVNRRLVLRTKLHKLIDFLLRKESIICRPKNGSASRQMNSSPRHRSASELHGIYVINVQCPFCEYDVCIEPAKTLIEFQNWDTVLICIQEGVKRFLKQEKLFVELSGEDIKEFNEDNGFCLFGTTLQTHVSTHEKCDQSSFQKACNNILDSYEMFNLQSKAVKRIATLENKTTQNSGNSEAIRKKTVDSSYMCESDGLCYSKTVESVLHSSNSAYLEPRVSEEEVAKTSHTGENEKWKKSLLENRTSERLHETSPKMFSSPIQVHHLLEESEADLEMQTISSTVNVMAANIPQNSEIQSQLEKCKDAPEVGCQPLPFETTLLRVQGSQRKKERRKKEPSSRGRVNVFTYGQVKLCSTGFITHVVQSEHAKSTETEHSFKSYARPGPVSAQETFGNRTLHAIETPDSSNLTSTLSKESTEPPNKRFCRTNTGCGTENKPVATDGNLALFQESCKESHPDRLLPDTPSFPWCRYVSDGCRKIGKMGSFKHVVRRKLSLRSQVGSLEKFKRQYGKVNNSLDTEEDNTEVRTHLDPHKEPDVLLKDKSHVYMSAGCEITTVEHSDTCQPLSPILYSEKISFSKEDGLEQMPHLRESPITLEELPHCSRKAGVEKAAASLASKLSKLKDSEKEMQTMEMTGHTSDLPDSNPSWKDTSQCTGLDLDFCELSKNKLETIESDVLPTPDSATEDDPINKNSGLRSNHITDDTKKPETPLLFPCNDSKISTDSDVLIRASEQPTGNPDSVSKMITSQVEDDAGSQGGVCSQSDESKAGSGSKNEEPNAYCVDWQQHFDVTLGRMVYINRMTGLSTFVAPTDDIHTACTKDLTTVAVDVLLGNGVQYRCHPFRSDLILPFLPRAQEERTTMRHSRDALDSAAAAAAVSEPLQSLFSEWNNPVFARFPEVAVDVSSGQAENLAVKIHNVLYPYRFTREMIHSVKVLQQVDNKFIACLMSTRMDEDGRAGGNLLVLVDQHAAHERIRLEQLITGINSRTSGAAPDHRRYPRDTATDCPEGVGLPGLPWGH
- the Mlh3 gene encoding DNA mismatch repair protein Mlh3 isoform X3, with translation MIRCLSDDIKTKLRSGLAISSLGQCVEELTLNSVDAEATCVAIRVNMETFQVQVIDNGLGMAGDDVEKVGDRYFTSKCNSVRDLENPAFYGFRGEALASIANMAGAVEISSKRSTTLKTFVKMFQNGKALATREADLTRPSVGTTVTVYNLFYQFPVRRKSMDPRLEFEKVRQRVEALSLMHPSISFSLRNDVSGSMVLQLPKTKDICSRFCQIYGLGKSQKLREIHFKYKEFEFSGYISSEAHYNKNMQFLFVNRRLVLRTKLHKLIDFLLRKESIICRPKNGSASRQMNSSPRHRSASELHGIYVINVQCPFCEYDVCIEPAKTLIEFQNWDTVLICIQEGVKRFLKQEKLFVELSGEDIKEFNEDNGFCLFGTTLQTHVSTHEKCDQSSFQKACNNILDSYEMFNLQSKAVKRIATLENKTTQNSGNSEAIRKKTVDSSYMCESDGLCYSKTVESVLHSSNSAYLEPRVSEEEVAKTSHTGENEKWKKSLLENRTSERLHETSPKMFSSPIQVHHLLEESEADLEMQTISSTVNVMAANIPQNSEIQSQLEKCKDAPEVGCQPLPFETTLLRVQGSQRKKERRKKEPSSRGRVNVFTYGQVKLCSTGFITHVVQSEHAKSTETEHSFKSYARPGPVSAQETFGNRTLHAIETPDSSNLTSTLSKESTEPPNKRFCRTNTGCGTENKPVATDGNLALFQESCKESHPDRLLPDTPSFPWCRYVSDGCRKIGKMGSFKHVVRRKLSLRSQVGSLEKFKRQYGKVNNSLDTEEDNTEVRTHLDPHKEPDVLLKDKSHVYMSAGCEITTVEHSDTCQPLSPILYSEKISFSKEDGLEQMPHLRESPITLEELPHCSRKAGVEKAAASLASKLSKLKDSEKEMQTMEMTGHTSDLPDSNPSWKDTSQCTGLDLDFCELSKNKLETIESDVLPTPDSATEDDPINKNSGLRSNHITDDTKKPETPLLFPCNDSKISTDSDVLIRASEQPTGNPDSVSKMITSQVEDDAGSQGGVCSQSDESKAGSGSKNEEPNAYCVDWQQHFDVTLGRMVYINRMTGLSTFVAPTDDIHTACTKDLTTVAVDVLLGNGVQYRCHPFRSDLILPFLPRAQEERTTMRHSRDALDSAAAAAAVSEPLQSLFSEWNNPVFARFPEVAVDVSSGQAENLAVKIHNVLYPYRFTREMIHSVKVLQQVDNKFIACLMSTRMDEDGRAGGNLLVLVDQHAAHERIRLEQLITDSYEKQGPQSTGRKKLLSSTIIPPLAITVSEEQRRLLRN
- the Mlh3 gene encoding DNA mismatch repair protein Mlh3 isoform X2, whose product is MIRCLSDDIKTKLRSGLAISSLGQCVEELTLNSVDAEATCVAIRVNMETFQVQVIDNGLGMAGDDVEKVGDRYFTSKCNSVRDLENPAFYGFRGEALASIANMAGAVEISSKRSTTLKTFVKMFQNGKALATREADLTRPSVGTTVTVYNLFYQFPVRRKSMDPRLEFEKVRQRVEALSLMHPSISFSLRNDVSGSMVLQLPKTKDICSRFCQIYGLGKSQKLREIHFKYKEFEFSGYISSEAHYNKNMQFLFVNRRLVLRTKLHKLIDFLLRKESIICRPKNGSASRQMNSSPRHRSASELHGIYVINVQCPFCEYDVCIEPAKTLIEFQNWDTVLICIQEGVKRFLKQEKLFVELSGEDIKEFNEDNGFCLFGTTLQTHVSTHEKCDQSSFQKACNNILDSYEMFNLQSKAVKRIATLENKTTQNSGNSEAIRKKTVDSSYMCESDGLCYSKTVESVLHSSNSAYLEPRVSEEEVAKTSHTGENEKWKKSLLENRTSERLHETSPKMFSSPIQVHHLLEESEADLEMQTISSTVNVMAANIPQNSEIQSQLEKCKDAPEVGCQPLPFETTLLRVQGSQRKKERRKKEPSSRGRVNVFTYGQVKLCSTGFITHVVQSEHAKSTETEHSFKSYARPGPVSAQETFGNRTLHAIETPDSSNLTSTLSKESTEPPNKRFCRTNTGCGTENKPVATDGNLALFQESCKESHPDRLLPDTPSFPWCRYVSDGCRKIGKMGSFKHVVRRKLSLRSQVGSLEKFKRQYGKVNNSLDTEEDNTEVRTHLDPHKEPDVLLKDKSHVYMSAGCEITTVEHSDTCQPLSPILYSEKISFSKEDGLEQMPHLRESPITLEELPHCSRKAGVEKAAASLASKLSKLKDSEKEMQTMEMTGHTSDLPDSNPSWKDTSQCTGLDLDFCELSKNKLETIESDVLPTPDSATEDDPINKNSGLRSNHITDDTKKPETPLLFPCNDSKISTDSDVLIRASEQPTGNPDSVSKMITSQVEDDAGSQGGVCSQSDESKAGSGSKNEEPNAYCVDWQQHFDVTLGRMVYINRMTGLSTFVAPTDDIHTACTKDLTTVAVDVLLGNDALDSAAAAAAVSEPLQSLFSEWNNPVFARFPEVAVDVSSGQAENLAVKIHNVLYPYRFTREMIHSVKVLQQVDNKFIACLMSTRMDEDGRAGGNLLVLVDQHAAHERIRLEQLITDSYEKQGPQSTGRKKLLSSTIIPPLAITVSEEQRRLLRSYHRHLEDLGLELLFPDASDSLILVGKVPLCFVEREASELRRGRSTVTKSIVEELIREQVELLQTTGGIQGTLPLTVQKVLASQACHGAIKFNDRLSLEDSCHLIEALSLSQLPFQCAHGRPSMLPLADLDHLEQEKQVRPNLAKLRKMVRAWHLFGKSKGCDTEQNLQQPYHTSL
- the Mlh3 gene encoding DNA mismatch repair protein Mlh3 isoform X1 translates to MIRCLSDDIKTKLRSGLAISSLGQCVEELTLNSVDAEATCVAIRVNMETFQVQVIDNGLGMAGDDVEKVGDRYFTSKCNSVRDLENPAFYGFRGEALASIANMAGAVEISSKRSTTLKTFVKMFQNGKALATREADLTRPSVGTTVTVYNLFYQFPVRRKSMDPRLEFEKVRQRVEALSLMHPSISFSLRNDVSGSMVLQLPKTKDICSRFCQIYGLGKSQKLREIHFKYKEFEFSGYISSEAHYNKNMQFLFVNRRLVLRTKLHKLIDFLLRKESIICRPKNGSASRQMNSSPRHRSASELHGIYVINVQCPFCEYDVCIEPAKTLIEFQNWDTVLICIQEGVKRFLKQEKLFVELSGEDIKEFNEDNGFCLFGTTLQTHVSTHEKCDQSSFQKACNNILDSYEMFNLQSKAVKRIATLENKTTQNSGNSEAIRKKTVDSSYMCESDGLCYSKTVESVLHSSNSAYLEPRVSEEEVAKTSHTGENEKWKKSLLENRTSERLHETSPKMFSSPIQVHHLLEESEADLEMQTISSTVNVMAANIPQNSEIQSQLEKCKDAPEVGCQPLPFETTLLRVQGSQRKKERRKKEPSSRGRVNVFTYGQVKLCSTGFITHVVQSEHAKSTETEHSFKSYARPGPVSAQETFGNRTLHAIETPDSSNLTSTLSKESTEPPNKRFCRTNTGCGTENKPVATDGNLALFQESCKESHPDRLLPDTPSFPWCRYVSDGCRKIGKMGSFKHVVRRKLSLRSQVGSLEKFKRQYGKVNNSLDTEEDNTEVRTHLDPHKEPDVLLKDKSHVYMSAGCEITTVEHSDTCQPLSPILYSEKISFSKEDGLEQMPHLRESPITLEELPHCSRKAGVEKAAASLASKLSKLKDSEKEMQTMEMTGHTSDLPDSNPSWKDTSQCTGLDLDFCELSKNKLETIESDVLPTPDSATEDDPINKNSGLRSNHITDDTKKPETPLLFPCNDSKISTDSDVLIRASEQPTGNPDSVSKMITSQVEDDAGSQGGVCSQSDESKAGSGSKNEEPNAYCVDWQQHFDVTLGRMVYINRMTGLSTFVAPTDDIHTACTKDLTTVAVDVLLGNGVQYRCHPFRSDLILPFLPRAQEERTTMRHSRDALDSAAAAAAVSEPLQSLFSEWNNPVFARFPEVAVDVSSGQAENLAVKIHNVLYPYRFTREMIHSVKVLQQVDNKFIACLMSTRMDEDGRAGGNLLVLVDQHAAHERIRLEQLITDSYEKQGPQSTGRKKLLSSTIIPPLAITVSEEQRRLLRSYHRHLEDLGLELLFPDASDSLILVGKVPLCFVEREASELRRGRSTVTKSIVEELIREQVELLQTTGGIQGTLPLTVQKVLASQACHGAIKFNDRLSLEDSCHLIEALSLSQLPFQCAHGRPSMLPLADLDHLEQEKQVRPNLAKLRKMVRAWHLFGKSKGCDTEQNLQQPYHTSL